CGGGGTGCTCCCCAGGCCGGCATTCCTTGAGCCGCCCGGACCCAACATGGCAAGCCAGTGGCGTAAAACATATTACGCCGACCTCGGCCGCCGCCTCGGCCCAGACCAGCCCCCATTCCCGGATTCATAAATTCAAATCCCGTGGCAAGGTAGCCAGCGCAAAAGCCAAGTCCCCGTCCAGTCATCGGACCCATTCCCCTGGGACCAGTTCCGTCGCCTCTAGGCATTTTTGTTCAC
The Patescibacteria group bacterium DNA segment above includes these coding regions:
- a CDS encoding DUF5320 domain-containing protein; translated protein: MPRGDGTGPRGMGPMTGRGLGFCAGYLATGFEFMNPGMGAGLGRGGGRGRRNMFYATGLPCWVRAAQGMPAWGAPRSTHLQLVRRRQQT